In one Kitasatospora cineracea genomic region, the following are encoded:
- a CDS encoding FGGY family carbohydrate kinase has product MAIVAGIDSSTTRTRIVACDADTGAVLRKGRAPHPLPEGEDARSTEVDPQSWLHSLGDAAAGGLLEGVRAIGVSGQQHGLIGLDAGGVLVRPALLWNDPRSAGAAAALLDALGGPQPWVEAIGAVPGPTYTIAKLRWLAEFEPVSAQRIAEVLLPHDWLVSQLLGGPKRRTTDRGDASGTGYWSPVTGEYRQDLVKLALGHELSVPDVLGPAEPAGHTPEGLLISAGTGENMAASLGLGLGLGDAVVSLGGNGTIFAVHDRAVVDPSGLVSSFADATGRHLPMVATLNAAQVLRSTAAMLGTDLEGLSELALQSSPGAYGMVFLPYLDGERTPKLPHAAGTLTGLRAESMAPQHVARAAVEGMLCNLAEALDVLRGHGVAVNRVFLLGTAGRLPAVQQIAPQLFGLPVVVPPPGGDHAARGAARQAAWALAGTPEPPHWELPDLTVLAPDQEHDLAVGGAVRQQFASLREQHHPETAAS; this is encoded by the coding sequence ATGGCCATCGTCGCGGGCATCGACAGCTCCACCACTCGCACCCGGATCGTCGCGTGCGACGCCGACACCGGCGCCGTCCTCCGGAAGGGGCGGGCCCCGCACCCGCTGCCCGAGGGCGAGGACGCCCGGAGCACCGAGGTCGACCCGCAGAGCTGGCTGCACTCGCTGGGCGACGCCGCCGCCGGGGGCCTGCTGGAGGGCGTCCGGGCGATCGGGGTCTCCGGCCAGCAGCACGGCCTGATCGGGCTGGACGCCGGCGGCGTGCTGGTGCGGCCCGCCCTGCTGTGGAACGACCCCCGCTCGGCGGGCGCGGCGGCCGCCCTGCTGGACGCGCTGGGCGGCCCGCAGCCCTGGGTGGAGGCGATCGGCGCGGTGCCGGGCCCCACGTACACCATCGCCAAGCTGCGCTGGCTGGCCGAGTTCGAACCGGTGTCGGCGCAGCGGATCGCCGAGGTGCTGCTGCCGCACGACTGGCTGGTCTCCCAGCTGCTGGGCGGCCCGAAGCGGCGCACCACGGACCGCGGCGACGCCTCAGGCACCGGCTACTGGTCGCCGGTCACCGGCGAGTACCGGCAGGACCTGGTCAAGCTGGCGCTCGGCCACGAACTGTCCGTCCCGGACGTGCTCGGCCCGGCCGAGCCCGCCGGGCACACCCCCGAGGGGCTGCTGATCTCGGCCGGCACCGGGGAGAACATGGCCGCCTCGCTCGGCCTCGGCCTGGGGCTCGGCGACGCGGTGGTCTCGCTGGGCGGCAACGGCACGATCTTCGCGGTGCACGACCGGGCGGTGGTCGACCCGTCCGGCCTGGTCTCCTCGTTCGCGGACGCCACCGGCCGGCACCTGCCGATGGTGGCCACCCTGAACGCCGCGCAGGTGCTGCGCTCCACCGCCGCGATGCTCGGCACCGACCTGGAGGGCCTGTCCGAGCTGGCCCTGCAGTCCTCGCCCGGCGCGTACGGGATGGTCTTCCTGCCGTACCTGGACGGCGAGCGGACCCCGAAGCTGCCGCACGCGGCGGGCACCCTGACCGGGCTGCGGGCCGAGTCGATGGCGCCGCAGCACGTGGCGCGGGCCGCCGTCGAGGGCATGCTGTGCAACCTGGCCGAGGCGCTGGACGTGCTGCGCGGGCACGGGGTGGCGGTGAACCGGGTGTTCCTGCTGGGAACGGCCGGACGGCTGCCCGCCGTGCAGCAGATCGCGCCGCAGCTGTTCGGGCTGCCCGTGGTGGTGCCCCCGCCGGGCGGCGACCACGCGGCGCGCGGCGCGGCCCGGCAGGCGGCCTGGGCGCTCGCCGGGACGCCCGAGCCCCCGCACTGGGAGCTGCCCGACCTGACCGTGCTCGCCCCCGACCAGGAGCACGACCTGGCGGTCGGCGGCGCGGTGCGCCAGCAGTTCGCGTCCCTGCGCGAGCAGCACCACCCGGAGACCGCCGCCTCCTGA
- a CDS encoding MFS transporter: MLWVGETGNKYGSAVTGLALPLIAVSTLHASTLQVALLGAAGWLPWLLIGLPAGVWVDRLRCRPIMLVSTAASLLLYATVPLAALAGALTLWHLLAVALLAGAAGVFFQTAYTAYLPQLLDPADQSEGNAKLHGSASAAGIAGLGSGGLIAQLAGPVNGLLANTATFLLSLWCTVRIGHREPARSERPRRALRQEIGEGLRLLASDVWFRTFALFGAASNLVLTGYQSLLVVFLIREVGVSEGTVGLLVAVASTGGIVGAAAARRIAARLGTSRAMLVLELALPALTVLIPLTGRGAGLAWYLVGGFGASCGVVAGNVIKATFQQRYCPPELLGRLSASSAVLNFGSIPLGALLAGVLGTQLGVRPALWLMTVGVPLAALILWCSPMRRVRDLPTERRAPVGGSAALPPVAMRAAVGGAAGKGGAPGKGGVAVGKGRVAGKGAAAGGGACALDAG, translated from the coding sequence ATGCTGTGGGTCGGCGAGACCGGCAACAAGTACGGCTCCGCGGTCACCGGGCTGGCCCTGCCGCTGATCGCGGTCAGCACCCTGCACGCGAGCACCCTCCAGGTAGCCCTGCTCGGCGCCGCCGGCTGGCTGCCCTGGCTGCTGATCGGCCTGCCCGCCGGGGTGTGGGTGGACCGGCTGCGCTGCCGCCCGATCATGCTGGTCTCGACCGCCGCCTCGCTGCTGCTGTACGCCACCGTCCCGCTGGCCGCGCTCGCCGGGGCGCTGACGCTCTGGCACCTGCTGGCCGTCGCGCTGCTCGCCGGGGCCGCCGGAGTGTTCTTCCAGACCGCGTACACCGCGTACCTGCCGCAACTGCTCGACCCCGCCGACCAGTCCGAGGGCAACGCCAAGCTGCACGGCAGCGCCTCGGCCGCGGGCATCGCCGGGCTGGGCAGCGGCGGCCTGATCGCCCAACTGGCCGGACCGGTCAACGGGCTGCTGGCCAACACCGCGACGTTCCTGCTCTCGCTCTGGTGCACCGTCCGGATCGGCCACCGCGAGCCCGCCCGGAGCGAGCGGCCCCGCCGGGCGCTGCGGCAGGAGATCGGCGAGGGCCTGCGCCTGCTGGCCTCCGACGTCTGGTTCCGCACCTTCGCGCTGTTCGGCGCCGCCTCCAACCTGGTCCTGACGGGCTACCAGTCGCTGCTGGTGGTCTTCCTGATCCGCGAGGTCGGCGTGAGCGAGGGCACCGTCGGCCTGCTGGTCGCGGTGGCCTCCACCGGCGGCATCGTCGGCGCGGCCGCCGCCCGCCGGATCGCCGCCCGGCTCGGCACCTCGCGGGCCATGCTGGTGCTGGAGCTCGCCCTGCCCGCGCTGACCGTCCTGATCCCGCTGACCGGCCGCGGCGCCGGGCTGGCCTGGTACCTGGTCGGCGGGTTCGGCGCCTCCTGCGGGGTGGTCGCCGGGAACGTCATCAAGGCGACCTTCCAGCAGCGCTACTGCCCGCCGGAGCTGCTCGGCCGGCTCTCCGCCAGCAGCGCGGTGCTCAACTTCGGTTCCATCCCGCTCGGCGCGCTGCTGGCCGGCGTCCTCGGCACCCAGCTCGGGGTACGGCCCGCGTTGTGGCTGATGACCGTCGGCGTGCCGCTGGCCGCGCTGATCCTCTGGTGCTCGCCGATGCGCCGCGTCCGCGACCTGCCCACCGAGCGCCGGGCGCCGGTCGGCGGCAGCGCGGCGCTGCCGCCGGTGGCGATGCGGGCCGCGGTGGGCGGGGCGGCAGGGAAGGGCGGAGCGCCCGGGAAGGGCGGGGTAGCAGTCGGCAAGGGCCGGGTTGCCGGGAAGGGCGCCGCGGCCGGTGGCGGGGCGTGCGCGCTCGACGCGGGCTGA
- a CDS encoding ArsR/SmtB family transcription factor codes for MNEHRPEDPSTEAPAPAEAPAPAGAPRRKLDAGSLRGLAHPLRMRLLDELRLNGPATSARLSERTGESTGTISWHLRHLAEHGFIEEEPGRGTKRERWWRAAPGAIVLAATDFDQDPASRTALSVYQAENLRRQFQRVADSMAAEWEGEWRGTGSVSDWSNLRLTPAQLQALIDDLAAVVARHTPDPDAAPDPAARPMIVQIQALPRKESDRP; via the coding sequence ATGAACGAGCACCGCCCCGAAGACCCGTCCACCGAGGCACCCGCACCCGCCGAGGCACCCGCACCCGCCGGGGCGCCGCGCCGCAAGCTCGACGCGGGTTCGCTGCGCGGACTCGCCCACCCGCTGCGGATGCGGCTGCTGGACGAGCTGCGGCTGAACGGGCCCGCCACCTCCGCCCGGCTGTCCGAGCGCACCGGCGAGTCCACCGGCACCATCAGCTGGCACCTGCGGCACCTCGCCGAGCACGGCTTCATCGAGGAGGAGCCCGGCCGCGGCACCAAGCGGGAGCGCTGGTGGCGCGCCGCGCCCGGCGCCATCGTGCTGGCCGCCACCGACTTCGACCAGGACCCGGCCTCACGAACCGCGCTCTCGGTCTACCAGGCCGAGAACCTGCGCCGGCAGTTCCAGCGGGTCGCCGACTCGATGGCCGCCGAGTGGGAGGGCGAGTGGCGGGGCACCGGCAGCGTCTCCGACTGGAGCAACCTCCGTCTGACGCCCGCCCAACTCCAGGCCCTCATCGACGACCTGGCCGCCGTGGTCGCCCGCCACACCCCCGATCCGGACGCCGCCCCCGACCCGGCGGCGCGGCCGATGATCGTCCAGATCCAGGCGCTGCCCCGAAAGGAATCCGACCGGCCATGA
- the dnaG gene encoding DNA primase: protein MAGRIRDEDVQAVRAALPIDAVVGDYVQLAAGGGAQLKGVCPFHDEKSASFYVHPGKGVFHCFGCGESGDTITFLMKIEHCSFAEAVERMAAQAGITLRYEEGGYSPRHQQGERTRLVEAHKVAATWFQEQLATPEAEIGRRFLAERGFDEAAAKHFGVGYAPVGWEHLVRFLRGRGFTDKEISVGGLASQGQRGGLIDRFRGRLVWPIRDSSGDVVGFGARRLREDDNGPKYLNTPETPLYKKSNVLYGIDLARKEIAKSGRAVVVEGYTDVMACHLAGVTTAVATCGTAFGEDHIKIIRRLLMDTSTYRGETVFTFDGDAAGQKAALRAFEDDQKFAARTSIAITPGGMDPCELRLAQGDEAVRTLVDNPVPLFEFALRSAVARHRVDTAEGRAAALEEAAGIIVKIKDRSIQHEYAVQLAGMVGILDERFVVNRIAQLARWQRENQQNGQQRTLRRPDAAQPPARPERPVFRLNPRDPAQFVERELLKLALQHPELVSPAFDQYGEDEFPTPPYRAVRRAIGQVGGAAYGAGLPDFTAAVREASPDDQVRGLVTELTVEPIRSRRKADQLYAGEFLVKLRLQAVDRRIDEVRAHLRRLGDRATAEQQHPVQSELWALQQYGQQLRSRGAAAL from the coding sequence GTGGCCGGTCGGATCAGGGACGAGGATGTGCAGGCGGTGCGTGCCGCCCTGCCGATCGACGCCGTGGTCGGCGACTACGTGCAGCTGGCGGCCGGCGGCGGCGCGCAGCTGAAGGGCGTCTGCCCGTTCCACGACGAGAAGTCGGCGTCCTTCTACGTGCACCCGGGCAAGGGCGTCTTCCACTGCTTCGGCTGCGGCGAGTCCGGCGACACGATCACCTTCCTGATGAAGATCGAGCACTGCTCGTTCGCGGAGGCGGTCGAGCGGATGGCCGCCCAGGCGGGCATCACCCTGCGCTACGAGGAGGGCGGCTACAGTCCGCGCCACCAGCAGGGCGAGCGGACCAGGCTGGTCGAGGCGCACAAGGTGGCCGCTACCTGGTTCCAGGAGCAACTGGCCACGCCGGAGGCGGAGATCGGCCGCCGCTTCCTGGCCGAGCGGGGCTTCGACGAGGCCGCCGCCAAGCACTTCGGGGTGGGCTACGCCCCGGTCGGCTGGGAGCACCTGGTGCGCTTCCTGCGCGGCCGCGGCTTCACGGACAAGGAGATCTCGGTCGGCGGCCTGGCCTCGCAGGGCCAGCGCGGCGGCCTGATCGACCGCTTCCGGGGCCGCCTGGTCTGGCCGATCCGGGACAGCTCGGGCGACGTGGTGGGCTTCGGCGCCCGCCGCCTGCGCGAGGACGACAACGGCCCGAAGTACCTGAACACCCCCGAGACGCCGCTCTACAAGAAGTCGAACGTCCTCTACGGCATCGACCTGGCCCGCAAGGAGATCGCCAAGTCCGGCCGGGCGGTGGTGGTCGAGGGCTACACCGACGTGATGGCCTGCCACCTGGCGGGCGTCACCACGGCGGTCGCCACCTGCGGCACCGCCTTCGGCGAGGACCACATCAAGATCATCCGCCGGCTGCTGATGGACACCTCCACCTACCGCGGCGAGACGGTCTTCACCTTCGACGGCGACGCCGCGGGCCAGAAGGCCGCCCTGCGCGCCTTCGAGGACGACCAGAAGTTCGCCGCCCGCACCTCCATCGCCATCACCCCGGGCGGCATGGACCCGTGCGAACTGCGCCTGGCCCAGGGCGACGAGGCGGTCCGCACCCTGGTGGACAACCCCGTCCCGCTGTTCGAGTTCGCGCTCCGCTCGGCCGTCGCCCGGCACCGGGTGGACACCGCGGAGGGCCGCGCCGCCGCCCTCGAAGAGGCCGCCGGGATCATCGTCAAGATCAAGGACCGCTCGATCCAGCACGAGTACGCGGTCCAACTGGCGGGCATGGTCGGCATCCTGGACGAGCGCTTCGTGGTCAACCGGATCGCCCAGCTGGCCCGCTGGCAGCGCGAGAACCAGCAGAACGGCCAGCAGCGCACCCTGCGCCGCCCCGACGCCGCCCAGCCGCCCGCCCGCCCCGAGCGGCCGGTGTTCCGGCTTAACCCGCGCGACCCGGCCCAGTTCGTCGAGCGCGAGCTGCTCAAACTCGCCCTCCAGCACCCCGAACTGGTCAGCCCGGCCTTCGACCAGTACGGCGAGGACGAGTTCCCCACTCCGCCCTACCGGGCCGTCCGCCGCGCCATCGGCCAGGTCGGTGGCGCCGCGTACGGCGCGGGCCTGCCCGACTTCACCGCCGCCGTCCGCGAGGCCAGCCCGGACGACCAGGTGCGCGGCCTGGTCACCGAACTGACCGTCGAGCCGATCCGCTCCCGCCGCAAGGCCGACCAGCTGTACGCGGGGGAGTTCCTGGTCAAGCTCCGGCTGCAGGCCGTGGACCGCCGGATCGACGAGGTCCGCGCCCACCTGCGCCGACTCGGCGACCGGGCCACCGCCGAGCAGCAGCACCCGGTGCAGAGCGAGCTGTGGGCCCTGCAGCAGTACGGCCAGCAGCTCCGCTCCCGCGGCGCCGCCGCGCTCTGA
- a CDS encoding trypsin-like serine peptidase has product MPRTSPRSGPFPAAAGALALLLAATGCGTAARAGSGPLPTARPATPGPAADRIGALFVDGPEGARDCTAGVVHSPGRNLIVTAAHCAAPGGVPVDGLVFVPGYRDGRTPHGTWPVTRTTLDPEWEDEQDEDHDVAFLSVAPVDGRQIEDAVGADTLGTGLGFGLDVTVTGYPNEQDAPITCRARTSSYSATQQRFDCGGFTNGTSGSPWITDAGRLVGVIGGHQEGGDSPDTSYSVAFDAHVADLYRRATG; this is encoded by the coding sequence GTGCCCCGCACCTCCCCCCGATCCGGCCCGTTCCCGGCCGCCGCCGGCGCGCTGGCCCTGCTGCTGGCCGCGACCGGCTGCGGCACCGCCGCCCGGGCCGGCTCCGGGCCGCTGCCGACCGCCCGCCCCGCCACCCCCGGCCCGGCCGCCGACCGGATCGGCGCACTGTTCGTCGACGGCCCCGAAGGCGCCCGCGACTGCACCGCCGGCGTGGTGCACAGCCCCGGCCGGAACCTGATCGTGACGGCCGCGCACTGCGCGGCCCCCGGCGGCGTCCCGGTGGACGGCCTGGTGTTCGTCCCCGGCTACCGGGACGGCCGGACCCCGCACGGGACGTGGCCGGTCACCAGGACGACCCTCGACCCCGAGTGGGAGGACGAGCAGGACGAGGACCACGACGTCGCCTTCCTCTCCGTCGCCCCCGTCGACGGCCGGCAGATCGAGGACGCGGTGGGCGCCGACACGCTCGGCACCGGCCTCGGCTTCGGGCTGGACGTCACCGTCACCGGCTACCCCAACGAGCAGGACGCCCCGATCACCTGCCGGGCCCGCACCTCCTCGTACAGCGCCACCCAGCAGCGCTTCGACTGCGGCGGGTTCACCAACGGCACCAGCGGCAGTCCGTGGATCACCGACGCGGGCCGGCTGGTCGGGGTGATAGGGGGCCACCAGGAGGGCGGCGACAGCCCGGACACCTCGTACAGCGTGGCCTTCGACGCGCACGTCGCCGACCTGTACCGGCGGGCCACCGGCTGA
- a CDS encoding deoxyguanosinetriphosphate triphosphohydrolase, with the protein MKNTAPYDPQSEARWVPEPDKRPGRTAFQRDRARVLHSAALRRLAGTTQVVAPMRSDFPRTRLTHSLECAQVGRELGAALGCDPDLVETACLAHDIGHPPFGHTGEEALDQAARACGGFEGNAQSLRILTRLEPKRFAPLDEPEVRLAPWPGRSVGLNLTRAALDAATKYPWPRGQHPADPGSTKYGVYGDDLPVFRWLRTGAPDGRKCFEATVMDWSDDVAYSTHDVEDGLQAGHVDPAALRSPQERAELFRAAERFVPGAGPEEFGAALDRLQAQDWWPAGYDGTARARAGLKDLTSQLIGRFCLAAEQATRARYGPGPLTRYAAELVVPRSVRLECAVLKAVAVRYVMQRDEQAQLRSRQRVVIAELADALMADAPHQLDPVFAAQYAEAEDDRAALRTVIDQIATLTDASALALHAKLVG; encoded by the coding sequence ATGAAGAACACCGCTCCGTACGATCCGCAGTCCGAGGCGCGCTGGGTGCCCGAGCCCGACAAGCGGCCCGGCCGCACCGCCTTCCAGCGCGACCGCGCCCGGGTGCTGCACTCCGCCGCACTGCGCCGGCTGGCCGGGACGACCCAGGTGGTCGCCCCGATGCGCAGCGACTTCCCGCGCACCCGGCTGACGCACTCGCTGGAGTGCGCGCAGGTCGGCCGCGAGCTGGGCGCGGCGCTCGGCTGCGATCCGGACCTGGTGGAGACCGCCTGCCTGGCCCACGACATCGGCCACCCGCCGTTCGGCCACACCGGCGAGGAGGCGCTCGACCAGGCGGCCCGGGCGTGCGGCGGCTTCGAGGGCAACGCGCAGTCGCTGCGCATCCTGACCAGGCTGGAGCCCAAGCGCTTCGCCCCGCTGGACGAGCCCGAGGTCCGGCTCGCCCCGTGGCCCGGCCGCAGCGTCGGCCTGAACCTGACCCGCGCCGCGCTGGACGCCGCGACCAAGTACCCGTGGCCGCGCGGGCAGCACCCCGCCGACCCCGGCTCCACCAAGTACGGCGTGTACGGGGACGACCTGCCGGTGTTCCGCTGGCTGCGCACCGGCGCGCCCGACGGCCGCAAGTGCTTCGAGGCCACCGTGATGGACTGGTCCGACGACGTCGCCTACTCCACCCACGACGTGGAGGACGGCCTGCAGGCCGGCCACGTCGACCCGGCCGCGCTGCGCTCCCCGCAGGAGCGCGCCGAACTGTTCCGGGCCGCCGAGCGGTTCGTCCCCGGAGCCGGGCCGGAGGAGTTCGGCGCGGCCCTCGACCGCCTGCAGGCCCAGGACTGGTGGCCGGCCGGCTACGACGGCACCGCCCGCGCCCGGGCCGGCCTGAAGGACCTCACCAGCCAGCTGATCGGCCGCTTCTGCCTGGCCGCCGAGCAGGCCACCCGGGCCCGCTACGGCCCCGGCCCGCTCACCCGGTACGCGGCCGAGTTGGTCGTCCCGCGCAGCGTCCGGCTGGAGTGCGCGGTGCTCAAGGCGGTCGCCGTCCGGTACGTGATGCAGCGCGACGAGCAGGCCCAACTCCGCTCCCGCCAGCGGGTGGTGATCGCCGAGCTGGCCGACGCCCTGATGGCCGACGCCCCGCACCAGCTGGACCCGGTGTTCGCCGCCCAGTACGCGGAGGCCGAGGACGACCGGGCCGCGCTGCGCACCGTGATCGACCAGATCGCCACCCTCACCGACGCCTCCGCCCTCGCCCTGCACGCGAAGCTGGTCGGCTAG
- a CDS encoding sirohydrochlorin chelatase → MTTTQLPGRLAPLRVLHAARRPALVLVAHGSHDPAASAELGRLHARLRRARPELDIRLGHLGLNDPLLPGVLDELSGRVVLVPLLLSRGYHSKTDIPRTLSAAPHLAGECAPPLGPDPLLTEALADRLEAAGWRGEPVVLAASGSRDQDAARDTGTQAELLAARLGVTVRPGYVAAGGPSVAARVAELTAEGHPRVAVASYFTAPGDFARLAAAAGGALTSAPLGDHPALARLVLERYQSCVSRPARLAG, encoded by the coding sequence ATGACCACCACACAGCTTCCCGGCCGTCTCGCCCCGCTGCGGGTGCTGCACGCGGCCCGCCGCCCGGCCCTGGTGCTGGTGGCGCACGGTTCGCACGACCCGGCCGCGTCCGCCGAACTCGGTCGGCTGCACGCCCGGCTGCGCCGGGCCCGCCCGGAGCTGGACATCCGGCTCGGACACCTCGGCCTGAACGACCCGCTGCTGCCCGGAGTGCTGGACGAGCTGAGCGGCCGGGTGGTCCTGGTGCCGCTGCTGCTCAGCCGCGGCTACCACAGCAAGACGGACATCCCCCGGACGCTGTCCGCCGCACCGCACCTGGCGGGGGAGTGCGCCCCGCCGCTCGGACCGGACCCGTTGCTCACCGAAGCCCTGGCCGACCGCCTCGAAGCGGCCGGCTGGCGGGGGGAGCCCGTGGTCCTGGCCGCCTCCGGCTCCCGGGACCAGGACGCCGCCCGGGACACCGGTACGCAGGCCGAACTGCTCGCGGCCCGCCTGGGCGTCACCGTCCGGCCGGGATACGTGGCGGCGGGCGGCCCCAGCGTGGCCGCCCGGGTCGCCGAACTCACCGCCGAGGGCCACCCGCGGGTCGCCGTCGCCTCCTACTTCACCGCACCGGGGGACTTCGCCCGTCTGGCCGCCGCAGCCGGCGGAGCCCTGACCTCCGCCCCGCTCGGCGACCACCCCGCCCTGGCCCGGCTGGTCCTGGAGCGCTACCAGTCCTGCGTCAGCCGCCCCGCCCGACTGGCAGGCTGA
- a CDS encoding glutamate decarboxylase: protein MALHKGQGEEERRLPFSPLHVLTDPLGAMQLAPALHRLPQVPVPPDVAYQLIHDELMLDGNARLNLATFVTTQMDEHADRLMSECRDKNMIDKDEYPQTAELERRCVAILADLWHAPDPAAAVGCSTTGSSEACMLAGMALKRRWTARNADRYAAGARPNLVMGVNVQVCWEKFCNFWEVEARLVPMEGERFHLSAEEAVAHCDENTIGVVGILGSTFDGSYEPIAEICAALDAFQERTGLDVPVHVDGASGGMVAPFLDPELVWDFRLPRVASINTSGHKYGLVYPGVGWALWRDGAALPEELVFKVNYLGGEMPTFALNFSRPGAEVVAQYYAFLRLGFTGYRAVQQACRDVAGYLVKEISGLGPFRMITKGDQLPVFAFTTTDGCPFDVFDVSRRLRERGWQVPAYSFPEGRTDLAVLRVVCRNGFTRDLADLLLADLRRLLPELERQPAPLSELGMPRRSGFHH from the coding sequence ATGGCGTTGCACAAGGGACAGGGCGAGGAGGAGCGCAGGCTGCCGTTCAGCCCGCTGCACGTGCTGACCGATCCGCTGGGCGCGATGCAGCTCGCCCCGGCGCTGCACCGGCTGCCCCAGGTGCCGGTCCCGCCGGACGTCGCCTACCAGCTGATCCACGACGAGCTGATGCTGGACGGCAACGCCAGGCTCAACCTGGCGACCTTCGTCACCACCCAGATGGACGAGCACGCGGACCGGCTGATGTCCGAGTGCCGCGACAAGAACATGATCGACAAGGACGAGTACCCGCAGACCGCCGAACTGGAGCGGCGCTGCGTGGCGATCCTCGCCGACCTGTGGCACGCGCCCGACCCGGCGGCCGCGGTGGGCTGCTCGACCACCGGCTCCAGCGAGGCGTGCATGCTCGCCGGGATGGCGCTCAAGCGCCGCTGGACGGCCCGCAACGCCGACCGGTACGCGGCCGGGGCCCGGCCGAACCTGGTGATGGGCGTCAACGTGCAGGTCTGCTGGGAGAAGTTCTGCAACTTCTGGGAGGTCGAGGCGCGGCTGGTCCCGATGGAGGGCGAGCGCTTCCACCTGAGCGCCGAGGAGGCGGTGGCGCACTGCGACGAGAACACCATCGGCGTGGTCGGCATCCTCGGCTCCACCTTCGACGGCTCGTACGAGCCGATCGCCGAGATCTGCGCCGCCCTGGACGCCTTCCAGGAGCGCACCGGGCTGGACGTGCCGGTGCACGTGGACGGGGCGTCCGGCGGCATGGTCGCGCCCTTCCTGGACCCGGAGCTGGTGTGGGACTTCCGGCTGCCCCGGGTGGCCTCGATCAACACCAGCGGCCACAAGTACGGCCTGGTGTACCCGGGCGTGGGCTGGGCGCTGTGGCGGGACGGGGCGGCGCTGCCCGAGGAGCTGGTGTTCAAGGTCAACTACCTGGGCGGCGAGATGCCGACCTTCGCGCTGAACTTCTCCCGGCCGGGGGCGGAGGTGGTCGCCCAGTACTACGCGTTCCTGCGGCTCGGGTTCACCGGGTACCGCGCGGTCCAGCAGGCCTGCCGGGACGTCGCCGGGTACCTGGTCAAGGAGATCTCCGGGCTCGGGCCGTTCCGGATGATCACCAAGGGCGACCAGCTGCCGGTGTTCGCGTTCACCACCACCGACGGCTGCCCGTTCGACGTGTTCGACGTCTCGCGGCGGCTGCGCGAGCGCGGCTGGCAGGTGCCCGCGTACAGCTTCCCGGAGGGGCGGACCGACCTGGCGGTGCTGCGGGTGGTCTGCCGCAACGGGTTCACCCGGGACCTGGCGGACCTGCTGCTGGCCGACCTGCGGCGGCTGCTGCCAGAGCTGGAGCGCCAGCCCGCGCCGCTCAGCGAGCTGGGGATGCCCCGGCGCAGCGGCTTCCACCACTGA
- a CDS encoding RNA polymerase sigma factor, with the protein MPVELSVARQPRTGPARDTAIPPQPGPPDPEHTTGPTPQGPAAADPAPEDPTAEELADEPPEPALDEGTGPAADLLRQYLREIGRIRLLTAVEEVELARAIEAGLFAEEALDRVPGADERLLGDLDRLVVLGRIAKRRLIEANLRLVVSVAKRYVGRGLTLLDLVQEGNLGLIRAVEKFDYARGYKFSTYATWWIRQAMSRALADQARTIRVPVHVVELINRVLRVQRSLLQERGVEPTAAEVGEALQLSPERVREVLKLAQEPVSLHTPVGEEDDVALGDLIEDADAASPAESAAFLLLREHLEAVLATLGERERQVVQLRYGLDDGRPRTLEEIGHLFGVTRERIRQIEAKTLGKLRDHAFADQLRGYLD; encoded by the coding sequence ATGCCCGTGGAGCTTTCCGTTGCCCGCCAGCCCCGGACCGGCCCCGCCCGGGACACCGCCATCCCGCCCCAGCCCGGCCCGCCCGACCCCGAGCACACCACCGGCCCCACCCCCCAGGGCCCCGCCGCAGCAGACCCCGCCCCCGAAGACCCCACCGCCGAGGAGCTCGCCGACGAGCCGCCGGAACCCGCCCTGGACGAGGGCACCGGTCCGGCCGCCGACCTGCTGCGCCAGTACCTGCGCGAGATCGGCCGGATCCGGCTGCTCACCGCCGTCGAGGAGGTGGAGCTGGCCCGCGCCATCGAGGCCGGCCTGTTCGCGGAGGAGGCGCTGGACCGCGTCCCGGGCGCCGACGAGCGCCTGCTCGGCGACCTGGACCGGCTGGTCGTGCTGGGCCGGATCGCCAAGCGCCGCCTGATCGAGGCCAACCTGCGCCTGGTGGTCTCGGTCGCCAAGCGCTACGTCGGCCGCGGCCTGACCCTGCTCGACCTGGTGCAGGAGGGCAACCTGGGCCTGATCCGGGCGGTGGAGAAGTTCGACTACGCGCGCGGCTACAAGTTCTCCACCTACGCCACCTGGTGGATACGCCAGGCGATGAGCCGCGCCCTTGCCGACCAGGCCCGCACCATCCGGGTGCCGGTGCACGTGGTGGAGCTGATCAACCGGGTGCTGCGGGTGCAGCGCTCGCTGCTGCAGGAGCGCGGCGTCGAGCCGACCGCCGCCGAGGTAGGCGAGGCGCTGCAGCTCTCCCCGGAGCGGGTCCGTGAGGTCCTCAAGCTGGCCCAGGAACCGGTCTCGCTGCACACCCCGGTCGGCGAGGAGGACGACGTCGCCCTCGGCGACCTGATCGAGGACGCCGACGCCGCCTCCCCGGCGGAGAGCGCCGCCTTCCTGCTGCTGCGCGAGCACCTGGAGGCGGTGCTGGCCACCCTCGGCGAGCGCGAGCGCCAGGTGGTCCAGCTCCGCTACGGCCTCGACGACGGGCGGCCCCGCACCCTGGAGGAGATCGGCCACCTGTTCGGCGTGACCAGGGAGCGGATCCGCCAGATCGAGGCGAAGACGCTCGGCAAGCTCCGCGACCACGCCTTCGCCGACCAGCTCCGCGGCTACCTCGACTGA